The stretch of DNA AATCAATAATTTTTTCTTCAGAGCGAGTTAACATTGATTGTTGTAAATGTTTGTCGTGTTGACGAGATTCAACCAACCGTTCTCTAGCTTCTTTTTCAATTTCTTTGCTACCTGATTGCTCCAATTTTTCTTCAGCACGATTGAGCATAGTTTCTTCAAAGTGTTCGTCATTTTGACGAGATTCAGCCATTGATTTCCTGGCTTGTTCTTCAGTACTCATAACTTAATTCTCCGATTGACGGGGATAACCCCTTACTTTGATTAATTTTCTCAGATCGAGAATATTTAATAAACTTGTAAAACTTGTGAAGCTTAGAATTAAGATTTATTGACTTGCGACTTGATAACTAATAACTAAATAAATGATTAAACCGCTCAAAATTCTCTTACAAACAACCATTCTCCCTACAAAAGATGATTGGAGTATCGCCCGCTTTTCTTTACTTAAAGATTATCTTGCTTCTTTAACCGATGAAAATGGTAATCTTTTATGTGAAGTAACATCCAGGGATCGTGAAATAAACGCGCAAGGAAACGAGCCAATTTTGAGTAGTTTGGGAGATTCAAATTTCGATCAACTGTGGCTGTTTGCTTTAGATGTAGGTGATGGTTTAACAGATACAGACTGTCAAGGTATTTTAGCTTTTCATCAAAGTGGCAGAGGAATTTTTACTACCCGCGATCATCAAGATATGGGCATTTGTATGTGTGGTCTTGATTTGATCGGCAAATTACATTATTTTCAATCCCAACAACCAGATCCAGATGAATCTAGACGTTGCCGTGACGATATTCACACTACTTCTATTTCTTGGCCTAATTATCATTCAGGAAGTAATGGAGATTACCAAATTGTTAATTCTGTTGAACCTCTTCATGTACTTCTTAAAAATCCTAACTCACCCACAGGAAAAATCGAATTTTTTCCAGCCCATCCCCATGAAGGTGCGATCGGAGTACCACAAGGAATTACTAATGCTAGGATAATTGCTACAGGAATAAGTAAAATTTCCAGTCGTCCTTTTAATTTAGTAGTGGCTACAGAATCAACTCAAGATGATAATGGTAATTTATTTGGTAGAGTTGTAGCTCAGTCAACCTTTCATCATTTTGTAGATTACAACTGGGATATTAGTAAAGGTTGTCCTAGCTTTGTAGCAGAATCTGCTGGTGATGGAATGAAAACTGAACCCCGCGCCCTCGAAGATATTAAAACCTATGTCAAAAATTTAGTTTTATGGCTTTCAGCTAGAATTTAGTTATTAACAAAAACATATTTTTTTACTAAGTGTCTACACCAAATTATTTGCAGATCTCGATTGCCTAGACACTTTTATTTTCAATGGTTCTCAGTCAGGAAGATGTAAATAAATTATAAATTACAATCTAAAAGTTTTTCATAATTTTATGTTTTAGTGATTAAAAACAAAATCGCAACTGATACAATCTCTTTATTTAAATTACAAAAGTGAAATAACAACTATGGTTAGAAGAGCAAGGGGATTTTGGGCTGATTTCCGCGACTTTATTATGCGTGGTAATGTAGTCGATTTAGCTGTTGCAGTCATTATTGGAGCAGCCTTTGGTAAGATTATAGAGTCTTTAGTTGCAGATATTATTACCCCAGCAATTTTAAATCCTGCTATGAAAGCTGCGGGAGTAGAAAGACTAGCTGAATTATCGGCCGGTGGTATTCAATACGGCTTGTTTTTAGCCGCTATAATCAACTTTCTGGTAATTGCTTTCTGTATGTTTTTACTGGTTCGTTCTTATGAAACGGCGAAAAAGAGATTTATTCGTCAGGAGGAAATAACTACCGAAGAAGCATCTGATCCTGCTGTTGTTGCTCAAGAAAGATTAACTGTAGCAATGGAAAGACTAGCAACAGTAATGGAAAGAAATAATAATCAACCATAGAAGTTTAATTTTTAAGACTAATTTTTATAAAGTAAATTGTTATTTTAAAAAATAATCACGTTGTGCTGGAATTCTATCCGTTTTCAAGTTTTGGGACTACAGTAAACACTTAGGTTTTTGTTAATCGTTAATTGTTGGTCGCTACGCGCACCTTCGGTGAGGTTCATTGTTAACAAGTGTACAGACGTAAGATATTATATCTTTACTGATAAATGCTATAGTCTATCAATCGAAAACTGCTGTTTTTTATAGCGCAGCGCATTTTTATTTATATCTCTCTCCTAAGAAACTCAACTTTTTTAGTTCATATGAACCAATAATCTGGTGAGTTTCTTTGATTTATTATTAGCGATCGCTCTTGAAAACGCTTTTGTCAAACTCCGATTTATGGTCAATTGAACTCAAGTAGCTGAAACAGTCTGACCAATACTCATTTTCGATACAATTAATTGAATTGAAACTACAAGTTATCAACCAACACTTCATAGCATTTTTGTAGTTTTTGTGTAATATTATGTATTCGGGCAAGCAGAAATTTTAAAGCTTGTGTTTATAAAATGTAAAGCAGATCGAGAGCTTAAATCATGGCATCATTTCGAGAGCTTCTAGGTTATTATCGCAAATATCGAGCCGTAGCAATTTTTAGTATTGCTGCATCTTGTCTATTTGAAATTATCGATCTAGTTGTGCCTTACGCGATTGGGCAGATTCTGAATGTTCTTTCCAATCAAGCTGTAGATCGACCAATTCAGATTTTAACAACTCAGATCGCAGGGTTATTAAATTTAACGGAAGGTAAATTGTTATCCCTAGGGGTATTATTAGGTTTAATTTTTCTCGTTACTGTAGTGAAAGCTCCAATTCAACCTTGGATTGGGCCTTGGTTTCATTGGGAAATTTCTTTAAGAGCAAGACGCGATCATTTTAAGAAAGTAATTGCCAAAATTTTAACCCTACCTTTAGCATTTTACGATGAAAATAATCCTGGGCGCATTGCAGGAAAAATTGCCAGAGGTATTGAAAATCATACTTGGACTTATCCAGAAATAGCGGGACAGTTAATTCCTAAATTTGGCAGAATCTTAGGTATCTTTGTCGTAATTCTCCTGATTGATAAGTGGATTGCCTTAGGATTTTTGTTATCTTTTGTGGTGATTTTGGTCTATTACCTTAAAAAATTAAAAATTTTGATTAAACAAGAGGAATTACTTGAAAAATATCAGGAAAATACCGAAAGTCGTACCTCTGAAATCATTACCAATATTAAAACCGTCAAAGCTTTTGCTACAGAAGCACAAGAGTTAGAACGTCAACGGCAACGATTTGAACGGGAATATCAAGTTGTTACCTTCCGCATCCATAAAGGATATGTCGTGCTAGGAACATGGGCGAGAACCATGATTCAAGCTTGTGTGTTTGCGATCCTGCTAGTTACTTTGATCGCAACTGTACGAGGTGATATTTCTCTGGGACATTTTATTACCACTTTAACGGTTTCTAGTATGGCTTATGCGGAACTCGAACCAATTACCCAATTAGCAGAAATATTTGCCCGTCGCTATGCCTCAATGCAGCGTTTTCATGACTTTATTAAACTTCCTGCGGGTACAGATGCAGCCAGTTTAGTCCCCGAATATCGTGCTACTAATCCTTATAAATTCACGGGTAAATTAGAATTACAACAGGTTAGTTTTGGTTACGATCGCGACCGCCCTATCTTAAAAGATCTTAATCTATTAATCAAACCTTATCAAACTATTGCTTTAGTGGGACGTTCGGGTTCAGGTAAATCCACGCTGGTAAAACTTTTATTTCGTTACTTCGATCCTAATCATGGCAAAATTTTGATTGATGGTGAAGATATTCGGACTCTAGATATTGCTAGATACCGTCGTCGACTAGCCATAGTTCATCAAGATGTTGATATCTTCAATGGCACAGTTTTAGATAATCTGACTTATGGTAATCCTCAAGTAAGTTGGCAAGAAGTTAAACAAGCTTGTCAAATTGCCAGAGTAGATGAATTCATTCACGAATTACCCAGAGGTTACTCTACTATCGTTGGGGAAAGAGGAGTCAGACTATCGGGAGGGCAAAAACAAAGATTAGGTATTGCTAGGGCTTTAATCGTCAATCCAGATATTTTGGTATTTGATGAAGCGACTTCTAGTTTAGACTACGAATCAGAGCGATCAATTCAATTAGCGATGCGATCAATTTTGGGTACTCGTACTACTATTATTATTGCTCATCGTCTTAGTACGGTGAGAGAGGCTGACAAGATAGTGGTTTTGGATCGAGGCAGAATTGTTGAGGTGGGTAGTCACGATGAATTACTCAATTATGCTGGAATTTATCATCGCTTACATTCTTTACAAGAAACAGGGGAATTGATGGCATAATTTCTGGTTGAGAAGAATTTGCAGCTAACTATAGACATCTTGTAGGGGCAGTCGGCCGTTTGCCCCTACGATAAATTTATGGCAATCAAAAAACATTTTAGATGTACAGTTTGTTGAAGCATTAAAGATAAAATAATTAGGAAACCTTCGCACGATCAATGATTAAAAAATGGCTAATATTGCTGTGATCGATTACGACATGGGAAATCTTCACTCTGCTTGTAAGGGATTGGAAAAAGCAGGGGCAAACACAATTGTGACTGATTCTCCTCAAGATATTGCTCAGGCAGATGCGGTAGTATTACCAGGAGTAGGCGCATTCGATCCCGCCGTACAGCATATTAGAAGCCGTCATTTAGAAACTCCTATCAAAGATGCGATCGCATCAGGAAAACCTTTTTTGGGTATTTGCTTGGGATTACAAATTCTCTTTGATGCTTCGGAAGAAGGCAATGAACCAGGTTTAGGGATTATTCCAGGTGTAGTACGCCGTTTTCGTTCTGAACCAGATATTACCATTCCTCACATGGGTTGGAATCAATTGAAGTTAACTCAACCTGATTTGTTTCTCTGGCACAACTTACCTACTAATCCTTACGTTTATTTCGTTCATTCTTATTACGTCGAACCAAAAGATCGTAGTGTCTGTGCAGCAATGGTAACTCACGGTAGTCAAACAGTTACTGCTGCGATCGCTATTAATAACCTAGTTGCAGTACAGTTTCACCCTGAAAAATCTTCCGATTATGGTTTGCAAATTCTTTCTAATTTTGTGAATCAAATCAAAGCCAAAAAGTATCAGTTATCAGTTACCAGTTAATCAGTTACCAGTTACCAGTTACCAGTTATCGGTTAATAGAGAATAAGGAACAAAGAATCAAATTAAGTCTTCTGCCTTTTTACTTTGATCCTTCCTTTCACTCAGGACGCTTCGCGCTTTTTCCTTTTTACTTCTGACTTATCTTTAATTAATGAGAATCTATGGTAATCGACAATTAAAGACCTTACCAGGACAACTAACTCGTCCAACCTCGGCTAAAGTAAGGGAAGCTTTGTTTAATATTTGGCAAGGCAAAATTACTGATTGTCTCTGGTTAGATTTGTGTGCAGGTAATGGTTCGATGGGTGCAGAAGCTTTATGTCGCGGTGCAGCAGAAGTAGTAGGAATTGAGCAAAATAATCGTGCTTGTGGCATTATTCGACAAAATTGGCAACAAGTAGCTCAACCGAACCAAAAATTTCGTTTGTTACGGGGAGATATAGTAACTCGAATTAAAAGTTTGGCAGGAGAAAAGTTTGACCGCATTTACT from Stanieria cyanosphaera PCC 7437 encodes:
- the hisH gene encoding imidazole glycerol phosphate synthase subunit HisH, whose product is MANIAVIDYDMGNLHSACKGLEKAGANTIVTDSPQDIAQADAVVLPGVGAFDPAVQHIRSRHLETPIKDAIASGKPFLGICLGLQILFDASEEGNEPGLGIIPGVVRRFRSEPDITIPHMGWNQLKLTQPDLFLWHNLPTNPYVYFVHSYYVEPKDRSVCAAMVTHGSQTVTAAIAINNLVAVQFHPEKSSDYGLQILSNFVNQIKAKKYQLSVTS
- the mscL gene encoding large conductance mechanosensitive channel protein MscL encodes the protein MVRRARGFWADFRDFIMRGNVVDLAVAVIIGAAFGKIIESLVADIITPAILNPAMKAAGVERLAELSAGGIQYGLFLAAIINFLVIAFCMFLLVRSYETAKKRFIRQEEITTEEASDPAVVAQERLTVAMERLATVMERNNNQP
- a CDS encoding ABC transporter ATP-binding protein → MASFRELLGYYRKYRAVAIFSIAASCLFEIIDLVVPYAIGQILNVLSNQAVDRPIQILTTQIAGLLNLTEGKLLSLGVLLGLIFLVTVVKAPIQPWIGPWFHWEISLRARRDHFKKVIAKILTLPLAFYDENNPGRIAGKIARGIENHTWTYPEIAGQLIPKFGRILGIFVVILLIDKWIALGFLLSFVVILVYYLKKLKILIKQEELLEKYQENTESRTSEIITNIKTVKAFATEAQELERQRQRFEREYQVVTFRIHKGYVVLGTWARTMIQACVFAILLVTLIATVRGDISLGHFITTLTVSSMAYAELEPITQLAEIFARRYASMQRFHDFIKLPAGTDAASLVPEYRATNPYKFTGKLELQQVSFGYDRDRPILKDLNLLIKPYQTIALVGRSGSGKSTLVKLLFRYFDPNHGKILIDGEDIRTLDIARYRRRLAIVHQDVDIFNGTVLDNLTYGNPQVSWQEVKQACQIARVDEFIHELPRGYSTIVGERGVRLSGGQKQRLGIARALIVNPDILVFDEATSSLDYESERSIQLAMRSILGTRTTIIIAHRLSTVREADKIVVLDRGRIVEVGSHDELLNYAGIYHRLHSLQETGELMA
- the rsmD gene encoding 16S rRNA (guanine(966)-N(2))-methyltransferase RsmD, coding for MRIYGNRQLKTLPGQLTRPTSAKVREALFNIWQGKITDCLWLDLCAGNGSMGAEALCRGAAEVVGIEQNNRACGIIRQNWQQVAQPNQKFRLLRGDIVTRIKSLAGEKFDRIYFDPPYASQLYQPVLKAIATLQLLTPTGEIAVEHDPKLWQAISIDGLEIKQQKIYGNTALTFYIQNE